A window of the Henckelia pumila isolate YLH828 chromosome 3, ASM3356847v2, whole genome shotgun sequence genome harbors these coding sequences:
- the LOC140893225 gene encoding cytochrome P450 724B1-like, whose amino-acid sequence MGWPLIGETLAFLKPHKSNSIGSFLQEKCARYGRVFKSHLFGWPTIVSCDHEFNMFVLQNEEKLFQSSYPKPVHDVLGKLSMMLVSGEFHKKIRSVAVGFINYSCKPRCGNYNFLEKLSLSFIDSWKAKKEILFFNEAKELTFHLMMKSLINIEPEDPLAATIFRDLQTFMKGFVSLPLYIPGTAYAKAIKARTRISSTFGEMITKRREKKHIINEEGDCLDELLIGKHWLRDEEIVSILLDLLFAGYETTSGLMALVVYFLSQSPLAFQTLQEEHQVLKARKVVGEYLNWEDYKHMEFTSYVICEALRCGNLVKFVHRKALQDVKFKEFVIPRGWQVLPIFSSAHLDPCLHEKPFQYNPWRWDDSATSRKVSPFGGGLRICPGSELGKLETAFFLHHFVLNIRWKLKEDDCPLSCPYMEFKRGLPMEIIY is encoded by the exons ATGGG ATGGCCGCTGATTGGAGAAACACTTGCTTTCCTTAAACCACATAAATCAAACTCTATAGGCAGCTTCTTGCAAGAAAAATGTGCTAG GTATGGAAGAGTGTTCAAATCTCATCTTTTTGGGTGGCCAACTATAGTTTCGTGTGATCACGAATTTAACATGTTTGTTCTTCAAAACGAAGAGAAACTCTTCCAGAGCAGTTACCCCAAACCGGTTCACGACGTTCTTGGAAAATTGTCGATGATGCTGGTTTCTGGGGAGTTTCATAAAAAGATAAGAAGTGTTGCGGTAGGGTTCATTAATTATTCATGCAAACCTAGGTGTGGCAATTATAATTTTCTCGAGAAGTTGTCTCTCTCCTTCATCGACTCCTGGAAAGCGAAAAAGGAAATTCTTTTCTTCAACGAAGCGAAAGAG TTGACATTTCATCTTATGATGAAAAGTCTTATCAATATTGAGCCCGAGGATCCACTTGCTGCAACAATTTTCAGAGATTTACAGACTTTCATGAAAGGATTCGTTTCGTTGCCTCTCTACATTCCGGGTACAGCTTATGCCAAGGCCATCAAG GCGAGAACAAGAATTTCATCTACATTTGGAGAGATGATAACAAAAAGAAGAGAGAAGAAACATATAATAAATGAAGAAGGGGACTGTTTAGATGAACTATTAATAGGTAAACATTGGTTAAGAGATGAGGAAATAGTGAGCATTTTGCTCGACCTTTTGTTTGCTGGTTATGAAACAACATCTGGCCTCATGGCCCTTGTTGTCTATTTTCTCTCGCAGTCGCCTCTGGCATTTCAAACACTGCAG GAGGAGCACCAAGTGTTGAAGGCAAGAAAGGTGGTGGGGGAATATTTGAATTGGGAAGATTACAAACACATGGAGTTCACTTCTTAT GTCATTTGTGAAGCTTTACGCTGCGGTAATCTTGTTAAGTTTGTGCACAGAAAAGCTCTCCAGGATGTTAAATTCAAAG AATTTGTAATTCCCAGGGGCTGGCAAGTCCTTCCTATATTTTCAAGTGCGCATCTAGATCCATGTCTTCATGAAAAACCATTCCAATACAACCCCTGGAGATGGGAT gatTCGGCCACAAGCAGAAAAGTGAGCCCATTTGGTGGGGGGCTCAGGATTTGTCCAGGGTCAGAACTTGGTAAATTGGAGACTGCCTTCTTTCTTCACCACTTCGTCCTTAATATTAG GTGGAAACTAAAAGAAGACGACTGCCCACTCTCATGTCCTTACATGGAGTTCAAGAGAGGTTTGCCAATGGAGATAATATACTAG